From the Diceros bicornis minor isolate mBicDic1 chromosome 19, mDicBic1.mat.cur, whole genome shotgun sequence genome, one window contains:
- the ANKRD60 gene encoding ankyrin repeat domain-containing protein 60: AGAMRRAAAGAAGGGGARAARPAGGAPRPDPAGGPQPLPAQPPARTRGGDPPAASPALDVAPDVFVVRVLLEETGEMFRVTDCRSDMTVRELKEELDLMAGIPFNLQRLQYLDQGVLMDDSTLKFHDVVPGGIISLCIWHYDGWTELVLAAVDGDPSKLSRLGVAEDSFYRTTNSQHFEDEQWKDWISQRAFVALYITSHRGHLDAVQYLLEHGANCLSKSPVGRTPLHVAAAMGQSDCIDLLLSHGASINDKDAKGETPMSIARRLHREHGERRMFLHYWKAKSRTAAPTDLIMRKFFRGVRSGFGSKKKNRT, encoded by the exons gcgggggccatgcggcgggcggcggcgggcgcggcgggcggcggcggggcgCGGGCGGCCAGGCCTGCGGGGGGCGCGCCTCGCCCGGACCCCGCGGGGGGCCCGCAGCCCCTCCCCGCGCAGCCCCCGGCCCGCACCCGCGGCGGGGACCCGCCGGCCGCGAGCCCGGCGCTCGACGTGGCCCCGGACGTCTTCGTCGTGCGGGTGCTGCTGGAGGAGACCGGGGAGATGTTCCGAGTGACAGACTGCCGCAGCGACATGACCGTGCGGGAGCTCAAagaggagctggacctgatggcCGGCATCCCTTTCAACCTCCAGCGGCTCCAGTACCTGGACCAAG GAGTTTTGATGGATGATTCTACGCTGAAGTTCCATGATGTTGTTCCTGGTGGAATTATTTCATTATGTATCTGGCATTATGATGGATGGACGGAACTGGTTTTGGCGGCTGTGGACGGAGATCCCAGTAAG CTCTCTCGCCTTGGTGTTGCTGAAGATTCTTTCTACAGAACTACAAATTCGCAGCATTTTGAAGACGAGCAGTGGAAGGACTGGATATCTCAGAGAGCGTTCGTGGCGTTGTATATTACCTCACACAGAGGTCACTTGGATGCTGTGCAGTACCTTCTAGAACACG GAGCCAACTGTCTCAGCAAGTCTCCCGTGGGTAGGACACCCCTGCACGTGGCCGCAGCCATGGGCCAGTCAGACTGCATAGACCTCCTGCTCAGCCATGGGGCCTCCATCAACGACAAAGACGCCAAGGGGGAGACCCCCATGTCCATTGCCCGCCGCCTGCACCGCGAGCACGGCGAGCGGAGGATGTTCCTCCACTACTGGAAGGCCAAGTCCAGGACAGCGGCCCCGACGGACTTGATCATGAGGAAGTTCTTTCGGGGAGTCAGGTCTGGGTTTGGCTCCAAGAAGAAGAACAGAACTTAA